The following proteins are encoded in a genomic region of Nonomuraea muscovyensis:
- a CDS encoding class I adenylate-forming enzyme family protein encodes MSVTLSTLLRDRAAADPERIAMTVHGIGGLTFGTWHRRSTGVAAGLARQGVTPGDRVGLVFGNGDWLEYAVAFLGVLEAGAVAVPLSDRLPRADADAMLAHCAATTVLRAGELPFADGDGPAAPRPADLAQILYTSGTTGRPKGVAATHANLAHGCGARRRPFTHSRHLAHAFPIGTNAGQWMLVNAVDAHPEVVTLPRFTPARFGALIQHHRAGTVFLVPAMAIEMLAADVPGRHDLSSVLLLGSAAAPLPSKVAVRLAGAFPNATIANYYTSTEAAPAQTVMLFDPDRPSSVGRPASGGAVKVATAQGDPLPPHVTGEVWMRSPAATRTYYGDAAASAEVFRGGWVRMGDLGYTDDEGYLYLVDRESDVIKSGAHKVSTLHVEEALHQHPGVVEAAAFGVPHATLGRAVAVAVVGPVAHDELRIFLKDRLAPHELPVRVVTLDRLPRNHGGKVDKRVLREAV; translated from the coding sequence GTGAGCGTGACCCTTTCGACCCTGCTTCGAGACCGAGCCGCCGCCGACCCCGAACGGATCGCCATGACCGTCCACGGCATCGGCGGACTGACCTTCGGCACCTGGCACCGCAGATCGACCGGCGTGGCCGCCGGGCTGGCCCGGCAGGGCGTGACGCCCGGCGACCGGGTGGGCCTCGTCTTCGGCAACGGCGACTGGCTGGAGTACGCGGTCGCCTTCCTCGGCGTGCTGGAGGCCGGCGCCGTGGCCGTCCCCCTGTCCGACCGGCTGCCCCGCGCGGACGCCGACGCGATGCTGGCGCACTGCGCCGCCACCACCGTGCTGCGGGCCGGGGAACTGCCCTTCGCCGACGGCGACGGCCCCGCGGCACCGCGACCGGCTGACCTCGCCCAGATCCTCTACACCTCCGGCACCACCGGCCGGCCCAAGGGGGTCGCCGCCACCCACGCCAACCTGGCCCACGGCTGCGGCGCCAGACGCAGGCCGTTCACGCACTCCCGGCACCTCGCGCACGCCTTCCCCATCGGCACCAACGCCGGGCAGTGGATGCTCGTCAACGCCGTGGACGCGCACCCCGAGGTGGTCACGCTGCCCCGGTTCACCCCGGCGCGGTTCGGCGCGCTGATCCAGCACCACCGGGCCGGCACGGTCTTCCTGGTGCCCGCCATGGCGATCGAGATGCTCGCGGCGGACGTGCCCGGCAGGCACGACCTGTCGAGCGTGCTGCTGCTCGGCTCGGCCGCGGCGCCGCTGCCGTCGAAGGTCGCGGTGCGGCTCGCCGGGGCGTTCCCGAACGCCACGATCGCCAACTACTACACCTCGACCGAGGCGGCGCCCGCCCAGACCGTCATGCTCTTCGACCCGGACCGGCCGTCCAGCGTGGGCCGCCCGGCGTCCGGCGGGGCGGTGAAGGTCGCGACGGCTCAGGGCGACCCCCTGCCGCCCCACGTCACGGGTGAGGTGTGGATGCGCTCGCCGGCGGCCACCCGCACGTACTACGGCGACGCGGCGGCCAGTGCCGAGGTCTTCCGCGGCGGCTGGGTCCGCATGGGCGACCTCGGCTACACCGACGACGAGGGCTACCTCTACCTGGTCGACAGGGAGAGCGACGTGATCAAGTCGGGCGCCCACAAGGTGTCCACCCTGCACGTCGAGGAGGCGCTGCACCAGCATCCCGGCGTGGTCGAGGCGGCCGCGTTCGGGGTGCCGCACGCCACCCTCGGCAGGGCGGTCGCGGTGGCGGTCGTCGGCCCCGTCGCCCACGACGAGCTCCGGATCTTCCTGAAGGACCGGCTCGCCCCGCACGAGCTGCCCGTGCGGGTCGTCACCCTCGACCGCCTGCCACGCAACCACGGGGGCAAGGTCGACAAGCGCGTTCTGCGAGAGGCCGTCTGA